The genomic stretch ACCTCTACGAGCACATGGTGAACTCGCCCGCCCCCGCGGAGCTGGATGCCAGCGAGGCGGAAATCTACCGGCAGGAGCTGCGGAAGAAGATTCGGGTGCTGCTCACCAAATCCATCAACATCTACGAGCGCACGTTGGAGACGGCCGAGCGCATCGGCTCGCAGAGCACCTTCGTGGACCGCACGCGTGAGAGCCTGGCCAAGGTGAAGGCCCTGCTGCTGGCGGACGCGGAGGGCGAGCCCGCGTCGGCGGCGCCTTCCTCCGAGAGAGAGCCGCATACCTGAGCGCAGCAGTAACGCCCCTGGCTGGGCAGGTCGGGGCGCACGGCGTAGCCTGGGGCTTCCATGGAGCCCCTCTTCACGCCCGAGCAACTGGCGGAGATTCACGCCTTCCACCAGCCCTATTACATCCGGGCCGCGGTGGGGCCTTTCGCCAACCTGGCCCTGATGCTGCTCATGTTGGGCGTACTCGTCCAACCGCTCCACCGTCTGGCCGTGGCGGCCGCCGCGGGCCTGGAGCGGCGGCTCGGCTTCCTCCGGGCGGCGCCGGTCAGCCGCGCCTTCTTCCGCGCCATGGACCGGCTGTGGGGCGAGCCCGGCTGGGGCGCGGCGGTGCTCTTCGCCCTCTTCACGGACCTGTTCGTGTCGCTCGTCTACCTGCCGGTGGACGTCTGGTTCAGCTACACGCTGGAGCACCGGCACGGCATGTCCACGCAGACGCCCGCCACCTTCGCCTATGACATGGTCAAGGCCCAACTGCTGGCGGCCTTCGCCATTTCCGCGCTCGTCATCGGCATGTTCGGCCTGGCGCGCAAGCTGCGCCAATGGTGGCTGGTGCTGGGCGTGCCCGTGGCGTTGCTGCTCCTCGTCTCCGGGGCACTGGACCCGTATCGCAGCAGGCTCTTCTTCAACCAGAAACCGCTGCCCGAGGGGCCCCTGCGAACCCGCATCGTGGACCTCATGGAGCAGGCGGACATCGCCTTCGCCGACGTCCTCGTGGAGGAGACCTCCGTCGCCTCGCGCCGGCTGCAAGCCTACTTCGCCGGGCAGGGCCCCACGCGCACCATCGTCCTCAACGACATCATCCTCAAGGAACTCTCGGAGGACGAAGTGCTGGCCGCGGTGGCACACGAAGCGGGCCATGTGAACGAGTCGAAGTGGCCCGCCCGCATCGCTTCATCGCTGATGCTGGTGGCCCTGCTCTTCGCGCTCGACCGCCTCTTGCGCCTGTCCGCGTCGCGGGGCTGGTTCGGCGCCACCCACTTCGCGGACATCCGCAACCTGCCCCTCATCTCCCTGCTCTTCTTCCTCCTCGTGCTGACGGCCAAGCCCCTCTCGGGCGCCTTCTCCCGGGAACGTGAGCGTGAAGCGGACCGCTATGCCCTGCGGCTCACGGGTGACGTGGACGCCTTCCGGCGCATGCTGGTGAAGGCCGCGCGCGTCAACAAGATGGACCCCGAGCCCCCCCGCTGGGTCGTCCTCAAGGGCATGAGCCATCCGCCCATCGGCGAACGGATTGCGTCGCTTCCCACGCCCTGAAACAGCGGTCGACAGGTGGGCTCCCCCCTCCCCTTCCGGCCACGCCTCTTCCCCGAGCCCACCCGCCGACTGCCTCCACCCGGCCGCTCCCCGACAGCCGGGTGGCCCCACTCCCCCCGACTCCGGCACTACGGCTGCGAGTTCTCCTTCAGCTTCTCCACCGCCACCAAGGTGATGGCCTTCACCAGCGCCCGCGCCCGGCGGCCTCCCGCCGTCTCGCCATGCGGGTCCGCCTCCACCGCGTTCGCCAGGTCGGTGAAGCCCTGACGCTCTCCCTTGCGGAGGTAGAGCTCGCCACGGTTCGCCAACGCCACCGGGTTGTCGGGCTCGCGCTCCAGCGCGGCGCTGTACTCGGCGATGGCGTCTTCCAGCTTGCCCAGCTTCTGGTACACGGTGCCCAGCGCCGCCCGCGCCGCCGCGTCCTTCGGGTTTCCCTCCACCAGGCCTTCGAAGAGGATGCGGGCTTCCTCCAGACGACCCGCCGCCGCCAGGTCACACCCCACCTGGGCAATGGCCTTCGCTTCCTCGAAGGTCATCCCCTCCACTTCGGCCCACGTCGCCTCTCCCCGGGCGAACGCCTTCAAGCCCTGCACCGCGCCGCGCTGCATCCGCATGGCCACCGCTCCCTCGTGTTTGATGATGCGTCCCATGACGGCTCAGGCGCTCCGCAGGTTGGAGATGGCCGTCTTCGCCATCTCGTGGAACTTCGAGGACATGTTGCTCATCAGGTCGAACATCGCCTTGCGCTTCTCCACCAGCCGCTGAAGGCGCAGCTCCAGTTCCTGCATGCTGCTCTCCAGCTTCGCGCCCGCCTTCCGGTCCGATTCACCGTTGCCCAACGAGGCCCGCTGCTCGCGCACGTTCGCCATCTGCTCCATCACGTCGAGAATCTCCTCGTCCGTGTCGCTGGAGATGGACATCAAGATGGCTTGAATCTTGTCCTCGATGCTCATGTTGGGGTTGTCGACGATGCTCCGCACATTCGACGAAGCGCCGCCCACTGGCCGGCTTCCGCCGGAGCCATTCGTGGACGACGTTCCGGATGACGCCAGCGCCGCGTCCGCCTGGCGCAGCGCGGCCGTGACATCGGGCCGGCCCACGATGCCGTCCCGAGGCCCCACGCCCGCGGCCATCTCCAGCCGGTCGTAGTAGGCGGGGTGGTCCTTGAAGAACTGCGCGGCGCGCTTCAGCGTCGACGACGCGGCCGGGCTGTTCAGGATGGCATCCAGGTTGTCGCGCGTGAGCACGTTGTCCCGGGCCCCCACCGCGGTATCGAAGGTGTCCCAGTTCGCATTCAGCACGCGCAATGCGTCGTGGTACTCGTGGAAGTCCGGGTCCAGCGGGCTCGCCGTCGAAGTCGGCGGGCTGCCCGGTACAGGCGCGGAGCCACCGCCGCCGGACGTGCCGCCCGTCCCCGGCGCCGTCGTGCCACCACCGCCGGGCGTGCATCCCGTCCCGGGAGGCGTCGTGCCACCGCTTCCAGGGCGCACGGGCCGGCCATACCGCGCGAACTCCGCATCCACCGACTTGAGCTCGCGCTGCAGGTCCTTCACCGAGAAGGTGTCGAGGTTGTACAGCGGAGAGAAGACGCCAATCCTCGCCAGCGGCCCCTGCCGGTCGAGCCGCTCGAAGAGGGCCGTGTTGTCCACCATGAAGCGGGCCGCGTCCCGCAACTGAGGTGACAGGCTGGAGTCCGTGGAGATGCGCTGCAGGTCCTTCTTCGACAGCGAGCCGCTCTTCGTGCCATCCAGCAGGTCCAGTTGCTGGAAGTTCGCCTCCAGCACCTTCAGGGCGTCCGAGTAGTCGAGCATCTTCGGATCCAACGGGCTGCTGCCCGGATTCAGGATGGGCGACGAGGACGCGGAGGGCGCGTAGCCGCTGTCGGCCTTCGAGTTGCCCGAGGAGGACGAGTGGTACTCCGTCTTCGCGGGCGGGTTCTTCGACAGCTCCTGCGCCACGCCCATGGCGCCACTGGCCGCCAGCATGACGTTGCCTGTCGCGACCCCCGCCGCGGTCTTGATGGAGTTGGTGATGAGCGGCGGCAATCCCAGCGCGTTGCCCGCGAAATCCACCGCGGTGGACATGGGGCCAGCCAGCAGGTTGGCCGCACCTTTGAGGAAGTCGAGCATGAACCCTCTCGCGCGACGGGGTTGAAGTGGACGCCGCGCAGTCGTCCTTCGGACGGGACCGCTGGATTGCAGCGGCGGTGCCGTCAGTGGGCGTGGGAGGCCCCCAGCGAATTCCGGCGGTTAGCACTCGCCGAAGCAGGGGCACGTCCCCAGGCGCGGACGGAGCGGTCCACGACGAAGGATTGCGGTTAAGTTCCGCGGCATGCGCACCATGGGCCTGGACCTGGGCACCAAAACCATTGGAGTGGCCGTCTCGGACGGCCTGGGCCTCACGGCCCAAGGCGTCACCACCGTTCGCCGCACGTCGCTCAAGGCGGACCTCGCGGCGCTGGCCACCGTCGCGAGCGAACACGAGGTGACCCACGTCGTGCTGGGCCTGCCGCTCAACATGGACGGCAGCGAGGGCCCGCGCGCCGAGGCGTCCCGGAAGTTCGCGGACACCCTGACTCAGTCGCTGGGCGTGACGGTGGAGCTATGGGACGAGCGGCTGTCGACCGTGGCCGCCACACGGACCCTGCTCGAGGCGGACGTCAGCCGGGCCCGTCGCCGGGAGGTCATCGACCAGGTGGCCGCGCAGTTCATCCTCCAAGGATGGCTGGACGCCCACCGGCCGCCTGATACCGACTACCACCCCGACGACTACGACTCGGAGCCCTGAGGGGGCTTGAGGGCTCCTCCAGGTACCCGCGCTACGGCTGACGCCTGTACACGTGCAGCGGCGCGGTGAAGCCATCCAGCTTCTGGTAGGCCACGCCGTCCAGCAGCAGCGAGCGCTCCTCCAGCTTCACGCCCGCCTCCTTCGCCAGCGCTCCACCGTCGAAGCGGACCAGCACGTCCGGCCGGGCCTCCTGCATGCGCTGGCGGAAGGTGTCCCAGCGCACGCGCGCCAGCCGCTCCTCGGGAAGGCCGGAGAAGAAGGCCAGCTGCAGGTCCATGTAGTTCGGGTCGATGTCGAGCGCGGCGGCCCCACCCTTGGCGGCGACTTCCGCCTTCAGGAACTTCGCCACCTGCATCAGCGCCACGGGATTCGTGGACGTGGGGCTGATGGGGCGCATCGTGGTCTGCAGCGGCCCGTCGGCACGGAACGTATAGATGCCCATCGCCACCGGCACGGCCACGGCGACCAGCACCGTCACGCCCGCCAGGGCCTTGCGCAGCACGGGCCCTCCACGAGCTCCCACCAGCCCGGCGAAGCCGAAGGCCACGAAGACGGGGACCAGCGCGACCTGCGTCACCGTGAAGCGGCCCAGCGGAACGAAGGTCAGCAGCACCGCCGCCCGGAAGGTGAAGTAGGCAGCGGGAAGCACCGCCGCGGCCACCAGCCAGCGAGTGTCCGGACGCGAGCGCCACGCGCGGACCATGCCCGCCATGCCCAGGAGCGCCACGAGGGGCGACAGCGTGAGCATGGCGATGCCGGGCCAGAACCCCAGTTGCTGCAGCCGCCAGAGCACGTTCGACCCCGAGCCCAGGGACGACTTCACCCAGTTGTGGTGGAAGTCCTCCACCGCCGCCACCGGGAAGAACGGGTTGCCGTGCATCAGCTCATTTCCCTGCATCCACAACAGGGGGAACGGCAGGCACACCAAGCCGAAGCCCACGGCCCGGGTCAGCGACACCACCTTGTCCTGGCTGCTGAAGCACAACGCCCCCGTGAGCAGCGGGATGTACATCCACGCGTCGTAGCGAAGCGCGCACGCCAGGTTGAGCATCAACGCCGCCTGGAACAGGGGCAGGAAGCGGTTGTCATCCACGCCTTCCGCGTACAGGGCGAAGGTGGCCAGCATGAAGAAGAGGGACACCGCCTCGCTGCAGGCCGTGGTGGAGAACTGCATGTGCATGCCCCACGCCGCGAAGGACAGGCCAGCCACCACGCCCGCGCGCCAGCCGAAGAGCCGGCGCGTCAGCGCGAACAGCGGCACCACCGACAGCACGCCGAACAGCAGGCTCACCACGCGGCCCGCGACCTCCCGGTCGAACACCGACAGCGCCGCGCCCACCAGGTACATGTGCAACGGACCGAACTGGTAGGCCCCGTCCCCATAGGCGGTGATGATGTGCGGCGCCCGCAACCAGCGCTCCGCCAGCTCCGTGCGCACCACCGCGTCACCGAAGAGGTTCTCATTGACGAAGAACACGCCCAGCCGCGGCACCAGCGCCGCCACCAGCAACAGCCCGACGAGCAGCCAGGTGCCTGGCTCGTGCTGAGGGGCAGGCACCGCCGACAGGCCAGGTGCGTGGGGAGGCGAAACGGAGAGGGGGGCGGGGGCGGTGGCCATGACGCGCGGCAGGATACGCAGGCACGGCCCAAAGCCAAGCCAACGCCCATTGTTCCCTTGCTCGGGGAGCGCGGCCGATTTCACGGTGCGCGAACCTGCTCCCCTTCCGATATCCAGGGGGCTGCAATCATTTCAGGGTGCGCCGGGGCCAAGGGGCTGCCGGACTCCAGCGTCACCCGCGTGCGGCGGACCACCTCCAGCCGCCGGGCGCCCTGCGTCCCCAGCTCGGCGCGCGACGTGTAACTGACCTCCAGCCGCTCGGGAAACGGGCGGCTCAGGTCGAAACGCAGCTCGCCCTCGGCCCTGGGGGTTGGAGGGCCGTCCGCGCCCTGGGACAGAAGAAGGAAGCGCACCCGGCCGCGGGCGCCATCCAGCTCCACCAACTCGTACGTGACGACGGCCAGCCATCCCTCCATGGCCCGCGCCACGACCCAGCGCCCTCCTGCTCCCACGGGCTCTTCTGGAAACCGCGGGGTGACGAGCCAGTCCGAGGACAGCGCCGCCCGCACCAGGGTGCTCAATGCCGCGGAAGCCCCGGGCCCCAGTTGCAGCCATGCCTGAACCGGCGTCCCCCGGTCGGAGAGCACCACGACTCCATCCCGGCCACTCACCGCGCCCAGCTCCTCCGCCAACCGCCACGCTGGCTCCATCCCCTCATCGTCCACGGCGCGGACCTCGGGACGCCCCACCCGCACGTGGTAATGCGCCTGTCCCCTCCCCGCCCCCGCCTGCCATTCCATGTAGAGCGGCACCGAGACCTCGGGGCCATACTCCGTTCGCGACTCGCGGCCGGCCCCCACTCCCAGCACCGTCTCAACCTCGGGAGAGACCGACACCACCATGCCCTGGCTCCACCCTGGCCGCTGCGCCAGCCGCAGCGCGCGGCGGGGTGCGCGCCCCGCATCGAGCAGCGCCGTCGCCACCACGTCTCCCTCCGCAGGAGGGACTGTTGCTTGAACCCATGCGCCAAGAAGACAGGTTGCGACGAGCAGGACGGGCACCAGGAGGCTCCACGGAAGGACAGGCGCCGAGCCCCGTTGCACACGCCATGCTCAGAGGCCTTCCTCTCGTGCACTCCCGATGAGCCGTCCAGGATGGGAGACCCTTCGAGTGAAGCATGGGCTGCACCGCGCCGACGCGGATGAGCCGTGTCGCGTTTCATTCACGGCAAAGCACGCCAACGACGGGCCCCCTTCCCGCGTGCCCGATACCTGGCATGGCATGAAGCGATGTCCGTCGCGCCTCATCGTGACGTGAGCGACGCATCATCCCGTTGTCGCCTCGCGGACGCGTGTCCGGCGCTCAACGCTCACTCGGCACCCGATACCCATCCCGCACGACCGCTCGTCTGCTTTCATGCATGCGACGCCAGCCTCGCCCGTGAAGGCTCCGCGCCGACATGTGGAGTGAACGGGCACGCTGCCCCACAACCCACACGAGCATTGCTGCTGCCGGGCGCTGGGGAAATGACCGTTCAGGCGTTCACTACCCCTCGTGCAGCCGGTGTGCGCCTACCCCCGTGGGCGAGGGCCCTTATAATCAAGATGCCTTTTCACCCCGTGAAGGGGGTGCGCCTTCGGGCGTTCCACCCCTGACACGAGCGTAACGCGCGGTCCCACTCCGCGGCGGGGTCCCGAAGGGGCAGCAGGGCTGTCGTGCCTGGGACCTCGTCGGGGTGGGTGTGGAATGGCAGTCATGCCCTCCAGGTTGACCATTTTGGCCCCCCTGTCGGCGCGGCTTTCCGCGTCCCCGGGTGGCTCCGAGGGAGAGACATGAAGGACGCTGAGAAGGGTTCGTGGGTCTCCAGAATCGCCGCGTTGCAGGACGTGAAGACCTACGCGGAGCTCAACTGGGAAGGCTCGTTCGAGGAGTACCTCGAAATCGTCCGGCAGAACCCCAAGGTCACCCGCACCGCCTTCCAGAGGATCTACGACATGATCCTCAGCCACGGAAAGACGGAGTACATCGACAACAAGAAGAAGCTCATCCGCTACCACTTCTTCAGTGACGAGAAGTTCGGCGGCCGTGACGCCATCTTCGGGCTCGATGTCCCGCTCATGAAGCTGGTCAACGTCTTCAAGTCCGCCGCCCAGGGCTACGGCACCGAGAAGCGCGTCATCCTCCTCCACGGCCCCGTGGGCTCGTCCAAGTCCACCATCGCTCGCCTGCTGAAGAAGGGCACCGAGGACTACTCGAAGACGCCGGAGGGCGCCGCGTACACCTTCTCCTGGCTCACCGACAAGAAGGGCGCCGACGGCGCCCCGGTGAAGGAGAAGATGAAGTGCCCGATGAACGAGGAGCCGCTCAACCTCATCCCCCGGGAGTGGCGCTCCAAGGTCTACGCCGAGGTGTCCCCGCCCGAGTCCGGCTACACCATTCCGGACGGCTCCGAGCTGTGCCCCGCCTGCCGCTTCGTCTTCAAGGAACTGATGACGCAGTACCAGGGCGACTTCGCCAAGGTCATGGGCCACATCCGCGTCAACCGGCTCGTCTTCAGCGAGAAGGACCGCGTGGGCATCGGCACCTTCCAGCCCAAGGACGAGAAGAACCAGGACTCCACCGAGCTCACCGGTGACATCAACTACCGGAAGATCGCCGAGTACGGCTCCGACTCCGACCCGCGCGCCTTCAACTTCGATGGCGAGTTCAACATCGCCAACCGCGGCATCATTGAGTTCGTCGAGGTGCTGAAGCTGGACGTCGCGTTCCTCTACGACCTGCTCGGCGCGTCGCAGGAGCACAAGATCAAGCCGAAGAAGTTCCCGCAGACGGACATCGACGAGGTCATCCTCGGCCACACCAACGAGCCCGAGTACAAGAAGCTCGAGAACAACGAGTTCATGGAGGCCCTGAGAGACCGCACGGTGAAGATTGACGTCCCGTACATCACCAAGCTGTCCGAAGAGGTGAAGATCTACGAGAAGGACTTCAACTCCCGCGCCATCAAGGGCAAGCACATCGCTCCGCACACGCTGGAGATGGCCGCCATGTGGGCCGTCCTCACGCGCCTGGAGGAGCCCAAGAAGCACAACCTGTCGCTGCTCCAGAAGCTCAAGCTCTACAACGGCAAGACGCTCCCGAACTTCACCGAGGACAACATCAAGGAGCTGCGCAAGGAGAGCAACCGCGAGGGCCTGGAGGGCATCTCCCCGCGCTACATCCAGGACAAGATCTCCAACGCCCTGGTGAGCGACAAGGGCGAGGGCTGCATCAACCCCTTCATGGTCCTCAACGAGTTGGAAGCCGGCCTCAAGACGCACTCCCTCATCAACAACGAGGACACGCGCAAGGGAATGAAGGAGCTGCTCACGTCCGTGAAGCAGGAG from Myxococcus xanthus encodes the following:
- a CDS encoding PrkA family serine protein kinase, yielding MKDAEKGSWVSRIAALQDVKTYAELNWEGSFEEYLEIVRQNPKVTRTAFQRIYDMILSHGKTEYIDNKKKLIRYHFFSDEKFGGRDAIFGLDVPLMKLVNVFKSAAQGYGTEKRVILLHGPVGSSKSTIARLLKKGTEDYSKTPEGAAYTFSWLTDKKGADGAPVKEKMKCPMNEEPLNLIPREWRSKVYAEVSPPESGYTIPDGSELCPACRFVFKELMTQYQGDFAKVMGHIRVNRLVFSEKDRVGIGTFQPKDEKNQDSTELTGDINYRKIAEYGSDSDPRAFNFDGEFNIANRGIIEFVEVLKLDVAFLYDLLGASQEHKIKPKKFPQTDIDEVILGHTNEPEYKKLENNEFMEALRDRTVKIDVPYITKLSEEVKIYEKDFNSRAIKGKHIAPHTLEMAAMWAVLTRLEEPKKHNLSLLQKLKLYNGKTLPNFTEDNIKELRKESNREGLEGISPRYIQDKISNALVSDKGEGCINPFMVLNELEAGLKTHSLINNEDTRKGMKELLTSVKQEYEDIVKNEVQRAISADEDAIAKLCGNYIDNIKAYTQKEKVKNKYTGLYEEPDERLMRSIEEKIDIPDTRKDDFRREIMNYIGALAVEGKTFNYRTNERLHKSLELKLFEDQKDSIKLKNLVSSVVDKETQEKIDLVKDRMMKNYGYCEICSTDVLNFVASIFARGDAKE
- a CDS encoding M48 family metalloprotease, encoding MEPLFTPEQLAEIHAFHQPYYIRAAVGPFANLALMLLMLGVLVQPLHRLAVAAAAGLERRLGFLRAAPVSRAFFRAMDRLWGEPGWGAAVLFALFTDLFVSLVYLPVDVWFSYTLEHRHGMSTQTPATFAYDMVKAQLLAAFAISALVIGMFGLARKLRQWWLVLGVPVALLLLVSGALDPYRSRLFFNQKPLPEGPLRTRIVDLMEQADIAFADVLVEETSVASRRLQAYFAGQGPTRTIVLNDIILKELSEDEVLAAVAHEAGHVNESKWPARIASSLMLVALLFALDRLLRLSASRGWFGATHFADIRNLPLISLLFFLLVLTAKPLSGAFSREREREADRYALRLTGDVDAFRRMLVKAARVNKMDPEPPRWVVLKGMSHPPIGERIASLPTP
- the ruvX gene encoding Holliday junction resolvase RuvX codes for the protein MRTMGLDLGTKTIGVAVSDGLGLTAQGVTTVRRTSLKADLAALATVASEHEVTHVVLGLPLNMDGSEGPRAEASRKFADTLTQSLGVTVELWDERLSTVAATRTLLEADVSRARRREVIDQVAAQFILQGWLDAHRPPDTDYHPDDYDSEP
- a CDS encoding tetratricopeptide repeat protein, whose protein sequence is MGRIIKHEGAVAMRMQRGAVQGLKAFARGEATWAEVEGMTFEEAKAIAQVGCDLAAAGRLEEARILFEGLVEGNPKDAAARAALGTVYQKLGKLEDAIAEYSAALEREPDNPVALANRGELYLRKGERQGFTDLANAVEADPHGETAGGRRARALVKAITLVAVEKLKENSQP
- a CDS encoding ArnT family glycosyltransferase, with the translated sequence MATAPAPLSVSPPHAPGLSAVPAPQHEPGTWLLVGLLLVAALVPRLGVFFVNENLFGDAVVRTELAERWLRAPHIITAYGDGAYQFGPLHMYLVGAALSVFDREVAGRVVSLLFGVLSVVPLFALTRRLFGWRAGVVAGLSFAAWGMHMQFSTTACSEAVSLFFMLATFALYAEGVDDNRFLPLFQAALMLNLACALRYDAWMYIPLLTGALCFSSQDKVVSLTRAVGFGLVCLPFPLLWMQGNELMHGNPFFPVAAVEDFHHNWVKSSLGSGSNVLWRLQQLGFWPGIAMLTLSPLVALLGMAGMVRAWRSRPDTRWLVAAAVLPAAYFTFRAAVLLTFVPLGRFTVTQVALVPVFVAFGFAGLVGARGGPVLRKALAGVTVLVAVAVPVAMGIYTFRADGPLQTTMRPISPTSTNPVALMQVAKFLKAEVAAKGGAAALDIDPNYMDLQLAFFSGLPEERLARVRWDTFRQRMQEARPDVLVRFDGGALAKEAGVKLEERSLLLDGVAYQKLDGFTAPLHVYRRQP